TTGAAAGCCGAATCCGGTGTTGATGTCCTGAGATGTGTTGCTTTGGACGATTGCGGAGAATACTGCTATATCATCATTGGCATGGAATTGACTGATACCGCATGAAGCTGTGATGAAAATATTGTTTTCAAAATAATGTGTGGCGCCCAAACCAAAAAGCGCCATGTTGACTCTAATGTTTTGATAATCACGGTCGTCACCATAGTTGGTGGTTCCTGTTTTCGTTGTACCGGCGAGTGTTAGGTGCAAAAGGGTGTTGTAGGAAACTTTTCCGCCAAGTTTAAAATCAATATCGGTCGCAAGTCCTGCCACGTTATGGGTTACTTCTTCTCTGTCATCAGGAACGAAGTCGATGGATTGGTAGCCCATTCCTATGGCTATGCTTAAGAACCCCCCGTCGTGCGTCCTAGGTTCGGATGCGGCAAAATTGAGAGATGTCATTATGGCGACAAGAATGAGCAATTTTTTCATAATGATTTCCTTAAAAGGTGTGAAAAAGATAGAAAAACGTGTTCTCAAATCAATGCAATCAAGACATTATGAGGTATTTTCTATATTTATCATCGTATGGTAATCCACTCCTACTACATGGGCTTTCAGTGATTAGTTGTTCGTTATACCTGTGAACATCTATTAACTAGCCCGTAGGGCGTAACTATTAACG
The genomic region above belongs to Fibrobacter sp. UWB10 and contains:
- a CDS encoding autotransporter outer membrane beta-barrel domain-containing protein, encoding MKKLLILVAIMTSLNFAASEPRTHDGGFLSIAIGMGYQSIDFVPDDREEVTHNVAGLATDIDFKLGGKVSYNTLLHLTLAGTTKTGTTNYGDDRDYQNIRVNMALFGLGATHYFENNIFITASCGISQFHANDDIAVFSAIVQSNTSQDINTGFGFQVGGGKEWWVSDNWGIGASAALLYGFASNLADARESSLGITLRLSATWN